Proteins encoded in a region of the Benincasa hispida cultivar B227 chromosome 2, ASM972705v1, whole genome shotgun sequence genome:
- the LOC120070690 gene encoding phosphomethylethanolamine N-methyltransferase-like isoform X2 — MMVDSDSHGLHSEETAEVISLLPPYEGKTVVELGAGIGRFTAELAQRAAQVLAVDVIEDVIKKNESINGHNKNVRFLCADVTSPELDIPEDSVDFIFSNLPLMYFSDEEVKILADRMIKWLKVGGYIFFRESCFQHSENSDKKHDLSHYWEPRFYSKVLKECYAKDDSGNVFELSLLGCKPTGVYLGNKTSQNQVCWIWQKKKSSSEGKGFQRFLDTIQYKCNGILRYERVFGPGFVSTGGIDTTKEFVAQLELKAGQRVLDVGCGIGGGDFYMAENFGVEVVGIDLSINMISLALERAIGLKCPVEFEVADCTKKVYADNIFDVIYSRDTILHIQDKPALFRSFYKWLKPGGKILISDYCKSSGIPSPEFAEYIKQRGYDLHDVKSYGQMLEEAGFSNVVAEDRTDQFISVLQRELNTVEKEKEAFIHDFSEEDYNDIVGGWKAKLNRCWCGEQKWGLFIAHKTK, encoded by the exons ATGATGGTCGATTCCGATTCTCATGGACTTCACTCGGAAGAAACGGCTGAA GTGATTTCGCTGCTTCCGCCGTACGAGGGGAAGACGGTAGTGGAGCTTGGGGCTGGCATTGGCCGTTTCACGGCGGAGTTAGCTCAAAGAGCGGCGCAGGTTCTCGCTGTTGACGTTATTGAAGATGTGATTAAGAAG AATGAGAGTATCAATGGGCATAATAAGAATGTGAGGTTTCTATGTGCTGATGTGACTTCCCCAGAACTTGATATTCCTGAAGACTCTGTGGATTTCATCTTCTCAAATTTGCCGCTCATGTATTTTTCTGATGAAGAG GTAAAAATTCTGGCAGATAGGATGATCAAATGGTTGAAGGTTGGAGGTTATATTTTCTTCAGAGAGTCTTGTTTCCAACATTCTGAAAATTCTGATAAAAAGCACGACTTGTCTCACTACTGGGAACCAAGATTCTATTCAAAG GTTCTCAAAGAGTGTTATGCCAAAGATGATTCTGGAAATGTTTTTGAACTTTCTCTTCTTGGCTGCAAACCCACTGGAGTTTATTTGGGGAACAAGACGAGTCAAAATCAG GTCTGCTGGATAtggcagaagaagaaaagttccaGCGAAGGCAAAGGATTCCAACGCTTTCTAGACACAATTCAATACAAATGCAACGGCATTCTCCGGTACGAGCGTGTCTTCGGACCCGGTTTCGTCAGCACCGGCGGAATCG ATACAACGAAAGAATTTGTAGCGCAACTGGAGCTAAAAGCAGGGCAGAGGGTTTTGGATGTGGGTTGTGGAATTGGGGGAGGAGACTTTTACATGGCCGAGAATTTTGGAGTGGAGGTCGTCGGAATAGACCTCTCCATTAACATGATCTCGCTAGCTTTAGAGCGTGCTATTGGACTCAAATGCCCAGTGGAATTTGAAGTGGCCGATTGTACAAAGAAAGTATATGCAGATAACATATTTGATGTCATTTATAGCCGGGACACCATTTTACATATTCAA gacaaacctgcattgtttaggTCGTTTTACAAATGGCTGAAGCCTGGCGGAAAGATTCTAATAAGTGATTACTGCAAGAGTAGTGGCATTCCTTCCCCTGAATTTGCAGAGTATATCAAGCAGAGAGGCTATGATTTGCACGACGTCAAATCCTACGGCCAG ATGCTTGAGGAAGCTGGTTTCAGCAATGTGGTAGCAGAGGACCGAACCGATCAG tTCATCAGTGTTCTTCAAAGGGAACTAAACACtgttgaaaaggaaaaggaagcaTTCATCCATGACTTTTCTGAA GAAGATTACAATGATATTGTTGGAGGTTGGAAGGCAAAGTTGAATAGGTGTTGGTGTGGAGAGCAGAAATGGGGATTGTTCATTGCCCACAAAACAAAATGA
- the LOC120070690 gene encoding phosphoethanolamine N-methyltransferase 1-like isoform X1, giving the protein MASFVKSTSSDREERERQKNYWIDHSADLNIESMMVDSDSHGLHSEETAEVISLLPPYEGKTVVELGAGIGRFTAELAQRAAQVLAVDVIEDVIKKNESINGHNKNVRFLCADVTSPELDIPEDSVDFIFSNLPLMYFSDEEVKILADRMIKWLKVGGYIFFRESCFQHSENSDKKHDLSHYWEPRFYSKVLKECYAKDDSGNVFELSLLGCKPTGVYLGNKTSQNQVCWIWQKKKSSSEGKGFQRFLDTIQYKCNGILRYERVFGPGFVSTGGIDTTKEFVAQLELKAGQRVLDVGCGIGGGDFYMAENFGVEVVGIDLSINMISLALERAIGLKCPVEFEVADCTKKVYADNIFDVIYSRDTILHIQDKPALFRSFYKWLKPGGKILISDYCKSSGIPSPEFAEYIKQRGYDLHDVKSYGQMLEEAGFSNVVAEDRTDQFISVLQRELNTVEKEKEAFIHDFSEEDYNDIVGGWKAKLNRCWCGEQKWGLFIAHKTK; this is encoded by the exons ATGGCGTCCTTCGTTAAATCCACTTCTTCTGACC GGGAAGAACGTGAGAGACAGAAGAACTATTGGATTGATCATTCCGCAGATTTGAATATCGAGTCGATGATGGTCGATTCCGATTCTCATGGACTTCACTCGGAAGAAACGGCTGAA GTGATTTCGCTGCTTCCGCCGTACGAGGGGAAGACGGTAGTGGAGCTTGGGGCTGGCATTGGCCGTTTCACGGCGGAGTTAGCTCAAAGAGCGGCGCAGGTTCTCGCTGTTGACGTTATTGAAGATGTGATTAAGAAG AATGAGAGTATCAATGGGCATAATAAGAATGTGAGGTTTCTATGTGCTGATGTGACTTCCCCAGAACTTGATATTCCTGAAGACTCTGTGGATTTCATCTTCTCAAATTTGCCGCTCATGTATTTTTCTGATGAAGAG GTAAAAATTCTGGCAGATAGGATGATCAAATGGTTGAAGGTTGGAGGTTATATTTTCTTCAGAGAGTCTTGTTTCCAACATTCTGAAAATTCTGATAAAAAGCACGACTTGTCTCACTACTGGGAACCAAGATTCTATTCAAAG GTTCTCAAAGAGTGTTATGCCAAAGATGATTCTGGAAATGTTTTTGAACTTTCTCTTCTTGGCTGCAAACCCACTGGAGTTTATTTGGGGAACAAGACGAGTCAAAATCAG GTCTGCTGGATAtggcagaagaagaaaagttccaGCGAAGGCAAAGGATTCCAACGCTTTCTAGACACAATTCAATACAAATGCAACGGCATTCTCCGGTACGAGCGTGTCTTCGGACCCGGTTTCGTCAGCACCGGCGGAATCG ATACAACGAAAGAATTTGTAGCGCAACTGGAGCTAAAAGCAGGGCAGAGGGTTTTGGATGTGGGTTGTGGAATTGGGGGAGGAGACTTTTACATGGCCGAGAATTTTGGAGTGGAGGTCGTCGGAATAGACCTCTCCATTAACATGATCTCGCTAGCTTTAGAGCGTGCTATTGGACTCAAATGCCCAGTGGAATTTGAAGTGGCCGATTGTACAAAGAAAGTATATGCAGATAACATATTTGATGTCATTTATAGCCGGGACACCATTTTACATATTCAA gacaaacctgcattgtttaggTCGTTTTACAAATGGCTGAAGCCTGGCGGAAAGATTCTAATAAGTGATTACTGCAAGAGTAGTGGCATTCCTTCCCCTGAATTTGCAGAGTATATCAAGCAGAGAGGCTATGATTTGCACGACGTCAAATCCTACGGCCAG ATGCTTGAGGAAGCTGGTTTCAGCAATGTGGTAGCAGAGGACCGAACCGATCAG tTCATCAGTGTTCTTCAAAGGGAACTAAACACtgttgaaaaggaaaaggaagcaTTCATCCATGACTTTTCTGAA GAAGATTACAATGATATTGTTGGAGGTTGGAAGGCAAAGTTGAATAGGTGTTGGTGTGGAGAGCAGAAATGGGGATTGTTCATTGCCCACAAAACAAAATGA